The Girardinichthys multiradiatus isolate DD_20200921_A chromosome 11, DD_fGirMul_XY1, whole genome shotgun sequence DNA window ttctgctgacagctaatgaaaacgCGACATTTaggattaaaatattaaatcacaccaataaattaaaaaaacatttgtgttgttgttttatgtttaatacctgtttaaatgttattttcaaaagttgttcttaatctgacaaacgagcctcatcggacctcatattctaatttattgaatatgactgtaaatgTAACAACTTACTTTTTACTTGTCGTTCTGATTCGTTCTGATTTCTGTGAATGTTTCCGATCTACAGGAACTGAACAGAGCTCACAGCAGACGTTAGTATCTGCCTAAACTTGTGAACCTTGTTTCTTCAGTGGGAGCTTCGAAGCTGTCCTTTGAATCTTCGCTGAATCTTAAGGATGTAGAGAATGAAAACAAAGGATTGACTAAAGGAGAGTATGAGCCCTCAGACTGTAAAGCCATGCACAGTGTAGCCATCCTCATCCCACATCGCAACCGGGAGAAACACCTCCTCTACCTCCTGCAAAACCTGCACCCCTTTCTGCAGCGGCAGCAACTTCACTACGCCATCTACGTCATCCATCAGGTGCGTTTCTGCATATGGTGCAGCTCTTGCGTGAAGTAAGTTCATGCTTGGAGGTTCGTTTGTTGTGGTTGCATTCAAAGCCTCAACATCACCTACAGGTTCTCCTCGTAATTGATTTGAGGTCTCATCACAAACTAAAGGAAAACGTTGCTTGATTTGAAAACTGGCCTCAGTGAGGTCTTTTAAGGAAAAAATTAGGGTAAGTGCACAGTGGATCGAAATGATGCAATAACATCactctaaataaaatcaccCTCAGGTTTTACTGTCACTTGTTAAAGATGATGGAGAACCAGCCAATATGTTGGACAAAAGATCACAATGGAGGTTAACCAAATCTAtggacaaaatattttattgacaaTATTTATTGTGATTGTATGTCATCGTTTTACCGAGcttcttgacccacatgcagaaactttCAGGAGACAAATGAAGTTTTAAGAAATTTATTCAGAAGGGATATGACATGAATGAGGAATTCAGGGCAGCTCCGGTGAAACGTCCTCTGATGAGGGAAAGTAGAACAGTGAGTATTGTTTCAGAGTGAGGAGGGAAAGATTGAGTGATGAAGGCTTACTGTTGCTGGCAGGAATGGAGTCCGGGAGGGGAGGTCAGTTCTGGATAGAAGGTCCGTGTTTCCAAAAGGTAAGCAGTTCGTTGGAGGGCGGACAGGTTAGGCAGCTGAGTGTCTAGAACCCGGTGATGGTAAGCCTGCGATCCAGACGGGGAACTTCAAAAGGAGAGTGAGAACAGGTTGCCCAGGAAATACCAAAAGGATCCAGGAAGGCACCTTAAAATGGAACAGAGCTAGGTCACAAGAAGATCTTAGAGAGCTTGTAAAACAAGAACAGGATACAGGGCTTGAGGTACCACAAAGGACGACACTCAGTCGTCAAATGCTCAGCGACCCTCTCCTTAAGAAGCTGCCATAACGAGCCTAACGACTCATAGGTGTGAGAGGCAGCGCGCTGCTCCAGCCTCCACCTGAACccgctgaaaaaaaaaaaaaaagtggaacgGACACACAGAGAGATCCTGACATTGTACTTAAATCAACATGTATTCTACTTATTAAGATGTTCCTCCTCTGGATCCAGGGTTCCTATGCAGTCTGGAAAAAGATGACATTTGATTTGAATATTTTCTAGGTCTTCTTggtctggaaaaaaatattttcagactttttttccGTATGccattgtctaaatgttgtatctctttctttctttctttctttctaagtATGGCATTTTTGCATGTAAattgtgtaggaaccctgcaGATCACTCTTAAAACTTGCCTGACATGATATGTGTTTCTGACACAATACTGATATTTAGTTGGGAAACGTTGAAGCGAAAAAGATCAACATCACCTGCTAAAGGCAAATTATCCATAAACAAATATGTAAGTCTGACACAATACAGTCAAACACTCTGACTGTGAATATAGTTCTTTAAATTCACAGATACTAGAAActggaaaacatgaaaatgctATTGATGAATTTGTGGttttatgaaaatgtgttttaaaaaaataaaggtggaGAAATTCCCCTGAAGTTCAGGTTCAATGAACTGAGTGGAATCGTTTTGCATTTATGAATGGATGGTCTAAATGATTTTTTCCTATCAGATTTTTGgtgttgtttttcctgtaattttcTAAAGCGTTTGGTCTGTTTCAATTTATGCATATGTTGTTAAAACTGGATCTGAAATACTTTAAATCTAGCCTAATAAAAGGAACttaaattttcttcaaattcactTGCTAAATGCATTTATGTTTCctgtgtttggtttgttttaataAGGGCTGTGTAGGTTCCTACCTATAATCGTGGTTATTTAGTCATATCCAACTGTAATATAGACAAGTAAAGAGGATTACAGTAATAGAAATGGACATTTTCAGTCCAAACTATACCTTAAAGTCCCAAAACGTACATAGCAAATTTAggcttttcatttttctttccttcttttttttgttaaaggcTGGTGATGCAACTTTTAACCGAGCAAAGTTACTTAATGTTGGATATTTGGAGGCAATTAAGGACTTTAGCTGGGAATgctttattttccatgatgtggACCTGGTTCCTGAGAATGATCACAATTTATACATCTGTGACCAGCAGCCCAAACACTTGGTGGTCGGCCGCAatgttacaggttacaagtacGTACATGAATGCGAATATTCATTCTGCTTACCTTCTAATAAGAAACAATGTTGTGTATTGACTGGTGAGTTGCTTCTCGCTTGGTTTACTACCAAGTAAaccatctttgtttttctccacaGGCTCCGTTACAAAGGCTACTTTGGTGGAGTCACTGCCATGACGAAAGACCAGTTCTTTCAAGTAAATGGATTCTCTAACAGCTACTGGGGATGGGGTGGGGAAGATGACGACCTTAGGGTTAGGTGAGAAATCTTACAATATTAGACTAAGACAGATTATCTGTGTGCTATTACATCTGAAGCAGATAATATTCCATTACAATCACTTATTCTTTGATTAATGAGGATCTGCTTTACAGGGTTGAACTTCAGAAAATGAAGATTTTGCGCCCCCCTGCTGATGTAGCACGCTATACCATGGTGTTTCACAAACGAGACAGTGGAAATCAGGTTAACAGAAACAGGTCAGTGCATATTATatttgatttgttgtttttttttcattcctgTAGTTTCGTTTGCACCTAAAAAAAATGAACAGGGACAGAAGGTTTTAGAAGTTTTCCAATCTCAAATAGGAGTTtaatactgaaataaaacatatgGCTACAGTTTAATTCTATGCTAGTAAGTCAAGCTAATAGCTTTTGCATCTGACAATCTCACTTTATGTCATGGTTTCCTGCTGTGTTTTACCAATCCACCTAATAAATTTGACTTTAtgagttaaataaaatagatgaGAGATAAAAATAGCAAAAGAGGGAAAAAAGCAGGACCTTTTAATCAAGTTAGTCAAGGACATCTTGCCTATTTCAAAAGGGAAAAACTCTCCCTCTGGAACTACAACTTGTGAATTCAGaccttttatttataatttatcgATGAGGTCTGAGTAAGTTATTTTTTGAAATGGTGtcaccatcttttttttttttcgtattTATTTGCCTGACCATCTTGGGATGAAAGACTTCATACACAGTCAATGATGGTTAAATAACTAGCTGAATTACTCAGAAGTGTGAAACGCTCCGAGCATTCGGCATGCCCACGTGGGTTAACCTTCATCACTGCATACAGAGCAACTGCATAGCATAGCATGGAATTATGTATTATTATGGGGCTATTGCTACAGTATTTGAGTATGTGAAGAGATGTGATGATGGAGCATTTCTTTCTTCATTTAAAGCTGCATAACTTCATCCACAATGTGATGAAGGTACAACGGAAAATGAGAGGTGTGAACCCTGGGAaactattaaatacatttttgtggaTTTTTTAGTGTAATTAAAGTACTTGCTAGTATTTTATTTACACTTGGTAAGCCTTTTAGTGATCATATCACAAACAATAATTACCCCTAAGATTGAAAAGCACTTGTATTACAGCTAAAACATTTCCATCGATTTTTTTgtctattattaataataatatcaatAACAATAATTCTCACCTGTAACAATGAGTAATTGGGATGGTggttttaaggattttttttatttaactttagcGTTTCATCCAGTCTGTTCAGTCAGTTGAAATATGCTTATCTTGATTTTGATTTTCAATAtttcttccttttgttttaGGATGAATTTATTAGGACAAACGACAAAGATGTGGAGAACTGATGGACTCAACAGCTGCAAATATGAGACTTTATCAGTTGCGAGGTATCCTCTCTATGTGAATATTACTGTGGACATCGGTCGGCTGTAAAGTTGAGGTCTCAGAAAGGGAACAAGTCCTTCTCGATGAAGTCAAGACCACCGTGTGCTGAAACTTTTTGCCAAACAAACTAAATGTCCTTTGTTAGTACGTTCAGGTGAAATTCCAGATATTTTACATAGTTTTGCATATCATTCCATGCTTTATTTGTAGATGTTGTTAGGAATTTAATCTACATTTAACGAATGATTACCTTTAGAAGTCATTTtagttgtctaaatgtttttttctgaatcaTCGTTACTACCTGTCAGGCACATAAGCCTTATTAATTGCCTGTATTCCCACTACCACTTTATACTGACTTAGTCCTTGTTTCATCAGCTAAGAAGCTTTGACTAGTTGGGGTATGAGCAAACAAAGTCTAAATTTGTTTCTCTGGTAACAGGACGATAAATAGATCAAGATGCCAGGATGCCATTTTTGTTAGAACGAGATTACACTGTGAGGCAAGCATTGTTGAACAGATTACCTTACAATGTCATAATGATTGGACTAGTTTATGTTTATGCATCCTTTTTTGGATGAATTGATGCCCTTAATATCTTATACAAAAAGTACCACACATTCATCACCTAACCGGACAGTTTACAGTGCCATACAAAGGTAAAAATTcccctttgaaccttttcacgtTTTATCAAGTGACAAGCGCAGAGTTAAAAGGTTTCTGGGAGGATTTTctgtgatagaacaacacaaagcagtgcatgatTCTGCAGTGGAATGATTTTCAAAGTGTTTTGGTAATTGCGTCCTGCATTTATATTTCCTGAGCTTCAAGATTTTCTGGGCTGTGTGTCTACAGACAAAAAATTGTGTtcctttttttgtgtaaaatagCTGAAGTTTAGTCGTATCGGATGGGGATTGTCTGTGAAGATCAATTATCAAGTGTTGCCACAGCTTCTTAAGAAGATTTAGGTGTTGACCAACCTAATAcctgaatatgctttaatctttaccattccattgtagctctggcagtatttttatagttgtttttttgctgGAAGGGGATCCCCCGCTCCAGACTCAAGCCTTATGCAgcctctgacatgttttcttccaggttttcattctgccctgtatttagctccacccagcttcccatcaactctgacaagaTTATATTTCCCTGCTGGAAAAAGGGGGGTTGTTTTCTGGTGCACCTAATGTCTTGCATATTGGAcaataagttcaatgttggtctcatctgactggAGGTCCTTCTTTTACACCAGACGTGTCcagtccaactccagtcctcaagggccatCATCCTTATTCAATTactttccctttgggatgaataaggTATTTTTGAGTTGAATTTAATCCTGTATGCCTTTGATAGGTACCTGCAACACAGCAAAATCAAATTCTGCAAAAGCCTTGCTAATGATCCAGTTATTTGATATAAGTGTGTTAAATCAGGGAatactctaaaacatgcagaataCCAGCGCTAatgttgttcactaatgttttccaACAAATCTCTGAAGccatcacagaacagctgggtaTATAGTGAGTTTGCATTAGAGACATGTGAGcttgatttattaatttaggGGACTTCCGaaagcagttggttgcactagattttatttaggggtaacaGAGTGAAAGGAGCTGGATACATATGCATGACACACATTTTAGAAACTCACTTGTCAAAAAAATAGAAAGGCATgtgtctttttccttccactttataatAATGCATtctgtctatcacataaaataccaaatacattaaagatgGGGTATCAATACTTTTGGAAGGTCCTGTGTTGGGGAAGCCCTAAAAATAACACCAACAGAGTCATTTTATATTGTAGATTTATGACTAATTAGAGCATGACCAATTTAATGACATACTGTCCTGTCTT harbors:
- the b4galt4 gene encoding beta-1,4-galactosyltransferase 4, yielding MGLCTALKKVSRRGKIVVLVGLLLSVLAWKATISGETDTTVHVNSASTQTLVREEKLREKLNTWTVAPSYSNILAEKVDCPEESPLLVGASKLSFESSLNLKDVENENKGLTKGEYEPSDCKAMHSVAILIPHRNREKHLLYLLQNLHPFLQRQQLHYAIYVIHQAGDATFNRAKLLNVGYLEAIKDFSWECFIFHDVDLVPENDHNLYICDQQPKHLVVGRNVTGYKLRYKGYFGGVTAMTKDQFFQVNGFSNSYWGWGGEDDDLRVRVELQKMKILRPPADVARYTMVFHKRDSGNQVNRNRMNLLGQTTKMWRTDGLNSCKYETLSVARYPLYVNITVDIGRL